A stretch of the Argentina anserina chromosome 6, drPotAnse1.1, whole genome shotgun sequence genome encodes the following:
- the LOC126798796 gene encoding VQ motif-containing protein 22-like: MALSGTMSNPSDWLQFYNLQSNTLSGQALHSSTSHGHVSSGSGMFGQDQAAAVSHHEATVVTTTAATASASAAASNPSSSNNTNSLSPEGRVSKPVRKRSRASRRTPTTLLNTDTANFRAMVQQFTGGPSTASFSTQTGATNFGFGSLGARQGFVNPSAPVMVPPPGYNNHLQLQQQQQNPYLLSLNNNNNNNNSDNHGFVQRLMSSSSSARPTNMGFSFSSDGMQGQPSLVGSGRPNSNPSNENRSNSFLY, from the coding sequence ATGGCCCTGAGTGGAACCATGTCCAACCCCAGCGACTGGCTCCAGTTCTACAACCTCCAGAGCAACACTTTATCCGGCCAAGCCCTCCACTCGTCGACCTCCCACGGCCACGTCTCCTCCGGTTCCGGCATGTTCGGTCAAGACCAGGCTGCAGCAGTCTCCCATCACGAAGCCACTGTCGTCACCACCACCGCCGCTACAGCTTCTGCTTCTGCTGCTGCATCAAACCCCAGCTCAAGTAACAACACCAACAGCTTGAGCCCGGAAGGCCGTGTCTCCAAGCCGGTCCGAAAGCGGTCCAGGGCTTCCAGAAGAACCCCCACCACGCTACTCAACACCGACACGGCCAACTTCCGCGCCATGGTGCAGCAGTTCACTGGCGGTCCGAGTACGGCGTCGTTTTCCACTCAGACTGGTGCAACTAATTTCGGTTTCGGATCACTTGGGGCCAGACAAGGGTTTGTGAACCCTAGTGCTCCAGTGATGGTGCCACCACCTGGGTATAACAATCATCTACAGcttcagcagcagcagcaaaaCCCTTATCTGCTTTCActgaacaacaacaacaacaataacaacaGTGATAACCATGGGTTTGTTCAGAGATTAATGAGCTCGTCCTCATCGGCACGACCCACAAACATGgggttttctttttcctccGATGGAATGCAAGGGCAGCCCAGTCTGGTTGGAAGTGGTAGGCCTAATTCGAACCCCTCCAATGAGAATAGAAGCAACAGTTTCTTGTACTGA
- the LOC126799942 gene encoding probable pectinesterase 8, with protein sequence MMSLKSISLTFLVAIFAFLWAYPNSQYLKYFEDLSLTTASTSPIMSLLIPYCITCNARHHKKQDNMAKQVSICDDFPPGIPPPDTDKTSFFCVDGNGCCNFTLVQAAVDAVPALSQKRTVIWINNGIYYEKVIVPSTKPNITFQGQGYLSTAISWNDTANSSHGTFYSGSVQVFGANFIAKNISFMNVAPIPKPGDVGAQAVAIRVSGDQSAFWGCGFFGAQDTLHDDKGRHYFRDCYIQGSIDFIFGNARSLYENCQLVSMANPVAPGAKSITGALTAHGRASNENTGYSFVNCTVGGSGRVWLGRAWRPFSRVVFINTTMTDIIAPEGWNDFNDPTRDQSIYYGEYNCSGPGANLTMRASYVQRLNDTQASPFLNVSFIDGNDWLQSLNAN encoded by the exons ATGATGAGTCTCAAAAGTATATCCCTGACCTTTCTTGTTGCCATTTTCGCATTTTTATGGGCTTACCCAAACTCACAATACCTCAAATACTTCGAAGATCTCAGTCTCACCACTGCTTCAACATCGCCTATCATGTCTCTTCTCATCCCATACTGCATCACTTGTAATGCTAGGCATCACAAGAAGCAAGATAACATGGCTAAACAAGTGTCAATTTGTGATGATTTCCCTCCTGGAATACCTCCTCCAGATACCGACAAAACCTCCTTTTTTTGCGTGGATGGAAATGGCTGCTGCAATTTCACTTTAGTTCAAGCAGCTGTTGATGCAGTTCCAGCTCTTAGCCAGAAAAGAACAGTAATATGGATCAATAATGGCATTTATTA TGAGAAAGTCATTGTTCCAAGCACCAAACCGAACATAACATTTCAAGGACAAGGGTATTTGTCGACTGCAATATCGTGGAATGACACTGCAAATTCATCACATGGTACATTTTATAGTGGCTCTGTTCAAGTTTTCGGTGCCAACTTCATTGCCAAGAATATCAGCTTCATG AATGTAGCTCCAATTCCAAAACCTGGTGATGTTGGAGCGCAAGCTGTGGCAATTAGGGTTTCGGGGGACCAATCTGCATTTTGGGGCTGTGGATTCTTTGGTGCTCAAGATACCCTCCATGATGATAAGGGCCGCCATTACTTTAGGGATTGCTACATTCAGGGTTCCATTGATTTCATCTTTGGCAATGCAAGGTCATTATATGAG AATTGTCAGTTGGTTTCGATGGCCAACCCAGTAGCCCCAGGAGCAAAGAGCATTACTGGAGCCCTTACTGCGCATGGCAGAGCTTCAAATGAAAACACTGGATATTCATTTGTGAACTGCACTGTTGGAGGGTCTGGAAGGGTTTGGTTAGGTCGAGCGTGGAGGCCTTTCTCCCGTGTGGTGTTCATCAACACCACAATGACTGACATCATAGCTCCAGAAGGCTGGAATGATTTCAATGACCCAACAAGGGACCA GAGTATATACTATGGAGAATATAATTGCTCAGGTCCGGGAGCTAATTTGACCATGCGGGCATCTTATGTACAGAGACTCAATGACACACAAGCTTCTCCTTTCCTTAATGTGTCCTTCATTGATGGAAATGATTGGTTACAATCTCTGAATGCTAACTAG